One part of the Girardinichthys multiradiatus isolate DD_20200921_A chromosome 10, DD_fGirMul_XY1, whole genome shotgun sequence genome encodes these proteins:
- the si:ch211-214e3.5 gene encoding zinc finger protein 518A — MEDFTIPQDPNQNHSPSAGDEEKDKVKDFVCKHFREVNDGPLFNNTDDTIVKKNGSVTKKDDQSVKGYCNIQQRAVFSGKILSFGCSLCKGNLTFSPNDLLKHFRAVHKGSLPTYPCDLCDFVTNEFPALQRHRIEHRSTLVTCELCNDNVQYSLLFLTRHYMMCHSVNGEFKCDWCEFTTIDAGTFVQHIHHHNESHWKCSKCRHISLSEEDHQNHMKAHSGTFTFTCQICGFGTARSEHLQKHTAAVHKEEAERKNALKAIEDCGSPANSSSNIKLYKKIGASPEMQGISKLNSTPGTVSNENGRVTKQELPLEEIHQLIDGTLGRKDNRSWSVQNADHSTSVMLQECENIINSDTGSHPNANGLTVLMVKNKISLPPNCTTKVMGFKMVDGKKHLVLKVIPTAKQDVSSQNHSLIDGPFVSNPVTAKRTDSTENEQHSECKGSTSKCLAISPRNGSCLQMDRDDIMAVKVKIEEEETSVCTLNSTPHSDSEQTNLLQNTVMNNGSLSHFESVSTEEGKVNILDVKCDEASCGSKAKSMCKGIITNESPLNASHKTLLSKIVCRETVEISGATDISSLTDGFSGLGKTLKGNSTKRLNTNSSGEITPENNDDTSTENISKNCLQIVEHLESPPQLSQSFSVNSRVDTLGTGKGEPKTSNKEVFTFHNYSKEMLSSSPCNTQTVSCTGEYSGTKENACESSHFKLCLSESPEHTTEYTDGEVEVDECIANDDLLTEENGDSVLQDFNIIKIEEDGIPISTKQSEPKPSLHSMENFVKEHSNAIITQQLNKERTGSSNASNALLKQAKKTVQILQLPGGKRPVLLRATDNKFAMPVQVKATPGFKLITSSPNPQISLSYMKRELTNSSNTTGVTLSPKAKIVGVAAGNPQATEKGMTVLSAVHSGGSTSKNHYFINSPGFKGPVLLSRALHSTPTNTVANAQQTCYFVQRSVPFVQNPGTTSFKLPGHQLPVNSQPVLAATLTEKASTPQTGRQAYLLRYISPSKSGLFGNKQEVKNRTIWSQTSECSGNKVIFKIVSPSARLNTTVAPTTSNQPLLLATRPQGQCFLVSANKTSPTIEAKKLVSVQNKLQEHQKEPSVSPSQINGSLQLHEAKRLLLAPRLIGQRKRHRKALFKELPATLHKARRLSNKVLTEKDSVLWTPVGKEVERTLRLAPFSAIQQIKYPCRYQPVVVLNHPDADIPEVTNIMKAVNRYKGAVTKVALSQKTVQALSEFSDLVNSCSTSLNGDVSRPRAVLSSVRERFLLKLKLRKKNKKKYEVVKALSSRGQRSVLFDCWFCGRLFDNQEDWIGHGQRHLMEATRDWNKLF; from the coding sequence ATGGAAGACTTCACAATACCTCAGGATCCAAACCAAAATCACAGCCCATCAGCTGGGGACGAGGAAAAAGACAAGGTGAAAGATTTTGTCTGCAAGCATTTCAGAGAAGTAAATGATGGACCACTCTTCAATAACACAGATGACACCATCGTAAAGAAAAATGGGAGTGTGACTAAAAAAGATGACCAATCTGTCAAAGGCTATTGTAATATTCAGCAGCGGGCTGTTTTCTCTGGAAAAATCCTCAGTTTTGGATGCTCATTGTGTAAAGGCAATTTAACATTTAGCCCCAATGATCTCCTTAAACATTTCCGAGCAGTTCATAAAGGTTCCCTGCCCACATACCCTTGTGACTTGTGTGATTTTGTCACAAATGAATTTCCAGCACTTCAGCGCCATCGAATTGAGCATAGGAGTACTCTGGTTACATGTGAACTCTGCAATGACAATGTTCAATATTCCCTGCTTTTCCTTACTAGACACTACATGATGTGTCATAGTGTAAATGGTGAGTTTAAATGTGACTGGTGCGAGTTTACAACAATTGATGCAGGAACCTTTGTCCAGCACATCCATCATCACAATGAGAGTCATTGGAAGTGTTCAAAATGCAGACATATTAGCTTAAGTGAAGAAGATCACCAGAATCATATGAAAGCTCACTCCGGCACATTTACTTTCACTTGTCAGATCTGTGGATTTGGTACAGCAAGAAGTGAGCACCTTCAAAAGCACACAGCAGCTGTTCACAAAGAGGAGGCTGAAAGAAAGAATGCTCTAAAAGCTATTGAAGACTGTGGTTCACCAGCAAATTCATCATCGAAtataaaactgtacaaaaagatCGGCGCATCACCGGAAATGCAGGGAATATCAAAACTGAACTCTACGCCTGGAACTGTATCGAATGAAAATGGCAGAGTAACCAAACAAGAACTACCCTTGGAAGAGATCCACCAGCTTATCGATGGGACTTTAGGACGTAAGGACAACAGAAGTTGGAGCGTTCAAAATGCAGATCACTCAACTTCAGTCATGTTACAGGAATGTGAAAACATAATTAACTCTGACACTGGAAGTCATCCCAATGCCAATGGGCTTACTGTCCTTATGGTGAAGAACAAAATCTCTCTGCCCCCTAATTGTACAACTAAAGTGATGGGATTCAAGATGGTTGATGGCAAAAAACATTTGGTTCTGAAAGTAATACCAACAGCAAAGCAGGACGTGTCTTCTCAGAACCATTCATTAATTGATGGTCCCTTCGTATCAAACCCTGTGACAGCCAAAAGGACAGACTCCACTGAGAATGAGCAGCACTCTGAATGCAAGGGCTCAACATCAAAATGTTTAGCTATTTCACCAAGAAACGGATCTTGCCTTCAAATGGATCGTGATGATATTATGGCAGTAAAAGTGAAGATTGAGGAGGAGGAAACATCTGTTTGTACCCTTAATTCCACTCCACACTCTGATAGTGAACAAACAAATCTCTTACAAAACACGGTGATGAATAACGGTTCCCTCAGTCATTTTGAGTCAGTGTCCACTGAAGAAggaaaggttaatattttagaTGTTAAATGTGATGAAGCTAGCTGTGGATCTAAAGCAAAATCAATGTGTAAGGGTATTATTACTAATGAGTCTCCTTTAAATGCTTCTCACAAAACATTGCTTTCCAAAATAGTCTGTAGAGAAACTGTAGAGATCAGCGGAGCCACAGATATATCATCACTAACTGATGGTTTTAGCGGATTAGGCAAAACACTCAAAGGAAACTCTACCAAAAGGTTGAATACTAACTCCTCTGGTGAGATTACTCCAGAAAACAATGATGACACAAGCACTGAGAATATAAGTAAAAATTGTCTGCAGATTGTGGAACATCTGGAATCTCCACCACAGTTATCCCAATCTTTTTCTGTTAACAGTAGAGTTGATACTTTGGGCACAGGGAAAGGTGAACCAAAAACATCAAACAAGGAGGTGTTTACTTTTCACAACTATTCAAAGGAAATGTTAAGCTCCTCGCCTTGTAACACCCAAACCGTTTCATGTACAGGCGAGTATTCAGGAACCAAAGAAAATGCTTGTGAATcatcacattttaaattgtgCTTATCAGAGTCTCCAGAACACACTACAGAATATACAGATGGGGAGGTCGAGGTTGATGAGTGCATAGCTAATGATGACCTTCTGACTGAGGAAAATGGAGATTCAGTTCTTCAAGACTTTAATATCATCAAAATTGAGGAAGATGGCATCCCTATATCCACCAAACAGTCAGAACCAAAACCCAGTTTACACTCCATGGAAAATTTCGTCAAAGAACATTCAAATGCAATTATTACTCAACAGCTAAACAAGGAAAGAACAGGATCTTCAAATGCAAGCAATGCCCTTTTAAAACAAGCAAAGAAAACTGTGCAAATTCTTCAGTTGCCAGGGGGAAAGCGACCAGTCCTCCTGAGGGCAACAGATAATAAATTTGCCATGCCAGTGCAAGTCAAGGCAACTCCAGGTTTTAAACTCATAACCAGTTCTCCAAATCCTCAGATCAGTTTATCTTACATGAAACGAGAGCTTACTAACTCTAGTAACACCACCGGTGTAACTCTTAGTCCAAAAGCTAAGATTGTGGGTGTAGCAGCAGGAAATCCACAAGCAACCGAAAAGGGGATGACTGTTCTCTCTGCTGTTCACTCAGGTGGCAGCACCTCCAAAAATCACTATTTTATCAACAGTCCAGGATTCAAGGGACCTGTACTCCTTTCAAGAGCACTGCATAGTACACCAACCAATACAGTGGCAAACGCACAACAAACATGCTACTTTGTGCAGAGGTCGGTCCCATTTGTTCAGAACCCCGGTACAACTAGTTTTAAATTGCCAGGTCATCAGCTTCCAGTCAACTCTCAACCGGTTCTGGCTGCGACCTTAACAGAAAAAGCCAGCACACCCCAAACTGGTCGTCAGGCGTACTTGCTTCGATACATTTCGCCATCGAAATCGGGCCTTTTTGGGAACAAGCAAGAGGTGAAGAACAGAACCATTTGGAGCCAGACCAGTGAATGTTCTGGGAATAAAGtcatatttaaaatagtttCTCCCAGTGCTCGCCTCAATACCACTGTAGCTCCCACAACAAGCAACCAACCTTTGCTTTTGGCCACCAGACCTCAGGGGCAGTGCTTCCTAGTGTCAGCAAACAAAACCAGTCCGACCATTGAAGCAAAGAAATTGGTGAGTGTGCAAAATAAGCTACAGGAGCATCAAAAGGAACCTAGTGTGTCACCTTCGCAGATAAATGGAAGCCTACAGCTACATGAAGCAAAAAGACTTCTCCTTGCCCCAAGGCTTATAGGTCAAAGGAAAAGGCACAGGaaagctttatttaaagagCTCCCAGCAACTCTGCATAAGGCTAGAAGGCTCTCGAATAAGGTACTGACTGAAAAAGACTCTGTTTTATGGACACCAGTTGGCAAAGAAGTGGAGAGGACACTGAGACTTGCTCCATTCAGTGCTATACAGCAAATCAAGTACCCTTGTAGATACCAGCCTGTAGTGGTGCTTAATCATCCTGACGCTGACATCCCTGAAGTGACGAACATAATGAAAGCAGTCAACAGATACAAAGGTGCTGTCACCAAGGTTGCTCTTAGTCAAAAGACGGTTCAAGCACTCTCTGAGTTTAGTGATCTTGTGAACAGTTGCTCTACATCTTTAAATGGAGATGTTTCAAGACCCAGGGCAGTTCTGAGTTCTGTCCGAGAACGTTTCCTCCTGAAATTAAaactgagaaagaaaaacaaaaaaaaatatgaagtaGTTAAAGCTTTATCTTCTCGTGGACAAAGGTCAGTGCTGTTTGACTGCTGGTTTTGTGGCCGGCTTTTCGACAACCAAGAAGATTGGATTGGCCACGGCCAGAGACATCTCATGGAGGCAACAAGAGACTGGAATAAACTCTTCTGA
- the adgra1a gene encoding adhesion G protein-coupled receptor A1 isoform X3 has translation MLWLAFTARNICKDVCKDPLGAQDRSGPAQKCSKATILGFYLVSDGVPLIVVGITAVFGMENYGSRDGDLYCWMAWEPSLGGFYGPVGLLVLVMSLYFLNTYIQLKRHPERKYELRLLSEDHQKLSSSESNHHCQSGSGGASGSSGDCLPFSTGVSVLANEHSFKSQLRATIFTLFLFLATWALGALAVSQGHFLDMIFSCLYGAFCVTLGLFLLIQHCAKRDDVWNRWWGCCHSMSKSEDGNTDGQKQQIHQAHCHLSAPCSGKQTLLSSHLLPSSFDKMTPPPHSPTPSNTGPCCVAVLSPASPIPSLIEPGPSPRPHSLPDELPRPTLPLQRSLTERAKSHSFNRPRPCLQDYRSHMTSLSMDGSVHTSHRDNSQPPHYLEGTPLVPNSLLPDLQLPCPSPHLDKQMASSHTLQRQTSCQSVQDSVTSCHGHVHNMHDSITSCHSLLLPSQGVHSCQWRMYGSVNPSSNATGCEKQDPFTVQYEQEPNTYSCTKKTEDEDKEMHSLDMEQRGFPRNTLPRQHSTVSRRGVIGRNRSLQEESLFGSDATGNIRTGPWKNETTV, from the exons ATGTTGTGGCTGGCGTTTACTGCTAGAAACATCTGTAAAGATGTGTGCAAAGATCCACTTGGAGCCCAGGACAGGAGCGGTCCAGCTCAGAAATGTTCCAAAGCAACCATCCTGGg ATTTTATCTTGTGAGTGATGGAGTACCTCTGATAGTGGTAGGTATTACAGCAGTGTTTGGTATGGAGAACTACGGCAGCAGGGACGGGGATTTGTA TTGCTGGATGGCTTGGGAACCCAGCCTGGGAGGGTTTTATGGTCCTGTGGGTCTTCTGGTCTTAGTCATGTCTCTGTACTTTTTGAATACCTACATCCAGCTGAAGCGCCACCCAGAGAGGAAGTATGAATTGCGCCTTCTGAGTGAGGATCATCAGAAGTTGTCATCCAGTGAGTCAAATCATCATTGTCAAAGTGGCAGTGGTGGAGCTTCAGGGTCTTCTGGAGACTGTCTGCCATTTTCTACTGGTGTGTCTGTGCTGGCTAATGAACACTCGTTTAAATCCCAACTCCGGGCCACCATCTTCACACTGTTTCTGTTCCTGGCAACCTGGGCTTTAGGAGCATTGGCCGTATCACAGGGACACTTCCTAGACATGATATTTAGCTGCTTATATGGGGCTTTTTGTGTCACTCTGGGCCTCTTCCTTCTCATCCAGCACTGTGCTAAACGGGATGATGTGTGGAATCGTTGGTGGGGTTGTTGCCATTCCATGTCAAAGTCAGAGGATGGAAATACTGATGGTCAGAAGCAGCAGATCCATCAAGCACACTGCCACTTGAGCGCTCCATGTTCAGGCAAGCAGACGCTGCTTTCTTCACACCTTTTGCCGAGTTCTTTTGACAAAATGACACCACCTCCTCACAGCCCAACTCCAAGTAACACAGGTCCATGTTGTGTGGCTGTATTGAGTCCAGCATCCCCCATCCCATCCCTCATTGAGCCAGGGCCCTCACCACGTCCACATTCCCTACCTGATGAGCTCCCTCGCCCAACTCTTCCCCTCCAGAGAAGCCTTACTGAAAGAGCAAAGTCACACTCCTTTAACCGCCCACGTCCATGTCTACAAGACTACCGCTCACATATGACTTCCCTGAGTATGGATGGAAGTGTGCACACCTCCCACAGGGATAACTCTCAGCCTCCACATTATCTCGAAGGAACACCGCTGGTTCCCAACAGTCTACTCCCAGATCTTCAGCTTCCTTGTCCTAGCCCCCACCTAGATAAGCAGATGGCTTCTAGCCACACCTTACAACGCCAAACCTCCTGCCAGAGTGTGCAAGACTCAGTGACATCCTGCCATGGCCATGTTCACAACATGCATGACAGTATAACTTCGTGTCACAGCCTCCTCCTGCCTTCTCAAGGGGTCCATTCCTGCCAGTGGCGCATGTATGGTTCAGTCAATCCCTCTTCTAATGCAACCGGTTGTGAAAAACAAGATCCATTTACAGTGCAATATGAGCAAGAACCCAACACATACAGCTGCACAAAAAAGACAGAAGATGAAGACAAGGAGATGCATTCTCTGGACATGGAGCAGAGAGGCTTTCCAAGAAATACCCTTCCTCGACAGCATTCCACTGTTAGCCGCAGAGGAGTCATTGGTCGAAACAGGAGTCTGCAAGAAGAGAGCCTGTTTGGTTCAGATGCTACAGGAAATATACGGACTGGGCCTTGGAAGAACGAAACTACAGTTTAG